GGGCTAGAAGGGTTGTACATCTACAAGTCTCTGGACCATTCCACTCCCCATTATTAGAAGAGGCAAAGAATCAATTCGAAGATTTTTTATCTACAATTACTTTTAACGATCCACAAATGCCTATATATTCTAATGTAACTGGAGATATAATCAAAAGTGGAGAAGAAGCAAAAAAACTTTGTGGCGATCAAATTATCTGTCCAGTAAAATGGATTTCAATTGAAAACAAAATAAAAGAAGCAGGCTTTACAACAGCCTATGAAAGTGGACCTGGAAAAGTTTTAACTGGACTTTTTGCAGGAATAGATAAAGAATTTAAATCAATCCCATCAGGGACTTTAGAAGATATTCAGGGAATACAGGAGTAAGAAATGTCAGGATTATTAGAAGGAAAAAAATTATTAGTTACAGGTGGTTCTAGGGGAATCGGAAAGGCTATTGCAGTTAAAGCTTTAGAAAATGGGGCTATTGTATACAACCTAGATCTTGGTATTGATCCAGATATGGCAGAAATGGAAACTCTTGCAAAAGCGAACAATACAGAAATATTTGGTTATACGGCTGATGTTAGTAATGAAGAACAAGTAGTTGAAGCTTGTAAAAAAATCTTAGAACATGCTGGATCAATTGATATATTAGTAAACAACGCTGGAATAACTAGAGATGGACTAATGATGAGAATGAAAACTAAGGATTGGGATGATGTTATTAATATTAACCTTAAATCTGCATTCTTAATGAGTAGAGAAATTTCAAGAGCTATGATGAAAAAAAGAACTGGTTCAATTATTAATATGTCATCTGTTGTTGGTGTTCAAGGAAATGCTGGACAAACAAATTATTGTGCATCTAAAGCGGGACTTTTAGGTCTTACAAAAGCTTTAGCGAAGGAAATTGGTTCAAGAAACGTAAGAGTTAATGCAATTGCACCTGGTTTTATTACTTCTCCAATGACTGATAAATTATCTGAAGAAGTTCAAGCTAATTACAAATCTGCAATTCCATTGGCAGCCTTTGGTGAAGCGGATGATATTGCAAATGCTGTTTTATACTTAGCATCAGATATGTCAAAATATGTAACAGGACAGGTTCTAGGTGTTAATGGTGGATTAAACATGTAATATGAAGTTTGTTAACAAACTTCAATTTGAGTAATTATAAATATATACTGAGGATTTTAAAATGAGAAGACGAGTTGTTGTAACAGGAATGGGAACAGTTAACCCACTTGCGAAAAACGTGAAAGATACATGGGATGCTTTAAAAGAAGGAAAATGTGGAGTAGCACCAACTACTTTAGTAGATGTTTCTAATTATCCATCTAAGGTTTCCGCTGAAGTTAAGGATTGGAAAGCTTCAGATTTTATAGATAAAAGAGCTGCAAGACAGATGGCTAGATTTACACAGTTTGCATGTGTAGCAGCAAAAGAAGCTATGGAAGACGCAGGACATAAAGAGGGGACCTTTGACCCATTTAGAACAGGAGTAATTCTTGGAAATGGTATTGGTGGTTTTGAAATAATTGAAGATGGATATAAGCAAATTTTTAATGGTAAAAGTGTTGCTCCAATGACTATTCCAAAACTTATTCTTAATGAGGGTCCAGCTAACGTAGCGATAATGCATGGAATTAAAGGTCCTTGTCATGCAGTTGTAACAGCATGTGCGGCAGGAACTGATGCTATTGGAAATGCATTAATGTCTATTAGGTCAGGCCAAACCGATATGGTTATTACAGGTGGAATGGAAGCTCCAATCTCCCTACTAGCTATTGATGGTTTTTGCAAAATCCAAGCTTTAACTACAAATGACGACCCTAAAACAGCTTGTAGACCCTTTGATAAAGATAGAGATGGTTTTATTCTAGGTGAGGGTGCTGGAATTTTAATACTTGAAGAGTTAGAGCATGCTAAGGCAAGGGGTGCTAAAATTTATGCAGAGCTTGTTGGTTATGGACAAACATGTGATGCAGGACATATTACAGCTCCTTCCCCAGATGGAGAAGGTGGAGCAAGATCTATGACAATTGCGCTACAAGATGCTGGTATGGAACCAGAAGAGATTCAATATATTAATGCCCACGGAACATCTACACCTAAAAATGACCCTATAGAGACAAATGCTATTAAGACTGCATTTGGTGAGCATGCTTACAAATTAAAAGTATCTTCAACTAAGGGTATGACAGGACACTGTGTAGGTGCAGCTGGTGGTATCGAAGCGATTATCTCAGTATTAGCAATCAATAACAACTTCTTCCCTGCAACTATTGGATTAGAAACAGAAGATGAATTATGTGACCTAGACTATGTAAAAGGAAAGGGTGTTGAGGGTGAAATTAAGGCAGCTTTAACAGACTCACTAGGTTTTGGTGGACACAACGGTTCACTTATATTTAAACAATACGAGGATTAATAAATGACAGTAGAACCAAGAATTAGAAATGGAATATGTATGACAGCTCACCCAAAAGGTTGTGCCCTAGCTGTTCAAAAAGAGATAGATTATGTAAAGTCTCAACCTAAATTCAACGGAGCTAAAAAAGTGTTAGTAGTTGGAGGATCTACAGGTTATGGACTTTCATCTAGAATATCCTTAGCCTTTGGATCAGGTGCAGGAACTTTAAATATCTCTTTTGAAAAAGAAGGTTCTGAAAAGAGACCTGCTACTCCGGGATTTTATAATAATAGGGCTTTCGATGAGAAAGCGAAAGCTGAAGGTTTAATTGCTGAAAGTATAAATGCTGATGCATTTTCCCATGAGACAAGAAAAATTGCCATTGAGAGAATAAAAGAGCTCTTTGGTAAAGTTGATATGATTGTCTACTCCTTAGCATCTCCTGTTAGACCTGATCCAGATACTGGAGAGTTATACAAATCATGTTTAAAACCCTTAGGTGAAACATATACAGCAAAATCAGTTAACCCTGAGAAGGGAACTGTAACTGAAGTTTCAATAGAACCAGCGGATGAGTCTGAAATTGCCCCAACTGTAAAGGTTATGGGGGGTGAAGATTGGATGTTATGGATCAAAGCTTTAAAAGAGGCAGATGTTCTTGAAGATGGTTTTAAAAGTATAGCCTACTCCTACATTGGTCCTGAGTTAACTATGGCTGTGTACAGAAAAGGAACTATAGGAAAAGCAAAGGAACACTTAGAGGCCACAGCTAAAGAGATTACAGAGTTTACTAAAGATATTAATGGACAAGCTTGGGTATCAGTAAATAAAGCCTTAGTAACAAGAAGTTCATCTGTTATCCCAGTTGTGCCCTTATATATTTCCCTTCTATTTAAAATAATGAAAGAGAAAGAGATTCATGAGGGCTGCATAGAACAGATGCAAAGAATGTTTGTCCAAAAAATATATAATGGCTCTACTGCAATTGTAGACGAGGAAGGTCGATTAAGACTAGATGATCTTGAGATGAGGGATGATGTTCAAGCAGAAGTTGAAAAAAGATGGGATAGTATTACAAGTGATACACTATCTGAAATGACTGATATTGAGACATATAAATCTGATTTCTTAAAACTACACGGTTTTGGATTTGACGAGATTGATTATACAGAAGATGTAGATTTTCTATAATAAAAAGAGGCAAGCTAAGCTTGCCCCTTTTTATTTTTAGAACAGAGTAATCTCATCTTTTTGTTTTATTTTATAAGTTGCTAGTTTTACAAAATCTTCAAAATGTTCAGCTGATAACTTACCCTCTCTATATATCTTCTCTAATAGAGAGTAAAAAGATGTATCAGTAATACTACCTCCTACTAGTGTCTTTTTATCAATAAGTCCTATTGATACTAAAGCATTAATAGCTCCTTCAATATCAGAAATTGCCATTTTAAGGGGTTCTATTGTTTGGGAGAGAATTTTAAAATACTCTTCCCCTGGCTCTTTTATTAATTTATCAATAGATTCTCGACTCTCATCTAGAATTTTTGCTACTACTTTTAAACTTCCTAAATCATTGGATGCTATTAAGGGAATTAGCTCTTTTACACTCTGTAGTTGATTATCCATATCACTCTTTTGAGTTAAAACTTTTTTTACTCTCTGGGCTAGATATTCCGCCTTATTTTGCATTAACTCAGATGTATTATTAACTTCAATATTTATTAAATTAAGCTGAGCATTTTTTTGATTTAAAAGCTCCCTATTTCTCTTTATCTCTAAATGTGTTTTAACCCGTAGTTCTAATTCAATAGGCTGAAATGGTTTAGTAATATAATCTACGCAACCACACTCAAACCCCTGTTGTAAATCTTCAATTTGTGCCTTTGCTGTAAGAAAAATTATAGGAATATCCATATACTCTTCATGTAACTTAATCATACTACAAACTTCATATCCATTAATCTCTGGCATCATTATATCCAATAGAATCAGATCAGGTCTCTCCTTCTCTAGTAATTCCATAACCTTTTTACCATCTTTTGATGCTATGATTTCATATTGATCCTTCAAAAGAATAATTAATAACTCTATATTTTCAGGAACATCATCTACTATTAATATTTTTTCCTTAACCATCTATTCTCCCTCTATTTCTATAATTATTTCTAATGATTTTTCAAAATCAAAATTCTTAATATGTTTTAAAACATCTTTCAATTTTTTTTCTAGACTATCGTCTTCCACCTTAATTATCAGATCCTCTAAAAGTTTTACACTTTGAATATTATTACTACTAATATATCCCTTTATAACTTCAAGTTCATTTTTTAAATTATATGCATCAATCTGAGTTTTCCCAACCTTTTCTTTTATTTTGTACTCCTTATTAACTTCAAAGAAGTTATCTATACTGTTAAAAAGGGCATTAATGGCCTCTCCAAGGGAGGAAATTAAATTAGAGCAGAGATTATTATCTTCATTGTTGTAGGCATTCTCTATCTTTATGCAAATACTATAGATCTCATTTGCACTAATATTACCTGCAATACCTTTTAGTTTATGAATGACTTCGCAACAAGATTCATAGTCACCAATAGAGTAGAAACTATTTATTTCATTAAATATTCCAGCATTATTCTCTCTAAACCTGGAAATTATTGATAGATAGGATTTCACATCATTATTAATTCGAGCAATACCCTCATGACAATCTAGGTGTTTAATATTAGGAATTTCTAAACTACTCTTATCAATTGGGGTTATTTGTAAATTAGATACCCACTTATTGATTTTAACAAACATATTGTCAAAATTTATAGGCTTTGTAATGTAGTCATTCATTCCACATTTTAAAACCTCATCCTCTACACTCGAAACTGCATTACCAGTTAAAGCAATAATTGGTAACTCTACCTCACTGTACAATTCACGTATTATTTTTGTAGCAGAAATTCCATCTAACTCAGGCATCTGCAGGTCCATTAAAATTATATTATATCTCTTCTCTTTTGCCATTTTAATTGCTTCTAAACCATTACATGCTACATCAATAAAAACTCCATCTTGATTAAGGATTTCAACTATTACTTGTTGATTTATCTCATTATCTTCAACAAGTAAAATATCCATTCTATTATCAAACTCTAGCCTATTCTTAGTTGATTCAATACTATTTGATTCTGTATTAGGAGGACTATTTATCTCCATAATAGTATAAAGTGTATCATCTACAGCACTTCTTGTTATAGGTTTTAATAAAATTGAATCAACACCAACCCTTGTATACTCATTAATAATGTCAGGTCTATTAAAATCACATATAAGTATAGTCTTAGAACTATGTTTGTCATCCAAATTTTTTATCTTCTTAATTGTATCAAGACCATTTAGTTCTGTTAGTTTTAGATCAACAAAAATAATAGAGTATCTTTTAGATTTCTCTTTCTTATTACTATTATATGCTTCAATTGCATCATACCCACTTTTGACACTGTTAACTTTAAAATCATACTCCATTAGAAGATAGGATAATGTGGTTACTAATTCATCATCACTAGAGGCTAAAAGAATATTAGTATTTTTAAACTCTTTTGGAATATCAAATAAATCAAAAGGTTGAGTTCCAACAATATTACACCGACAGGTAAAGGAAAAAGTACTACCCTCCTCAGGTTTACTATTTACTGAGATATCCCCATCCATTAATTTTGATAGTTTTTTTGAGATTGAGAGCCCTAAACCTGTACCACCATACTTTCTAGTTGTAGATGTATCTGCCTGGCTAAAGGATTTAAACATCTTTTTACTCTGCTCTTCTGTTAACCCAATACCTGTATCAATTATATCAAATTTCAATAAAATATCTGTCTCTAACATATTGTCTAGGCTACATTTGATTATAATCTTCCCCTGTTCTGTAAATTTAATTGCGTTACTAACTAAATTTGTTAATATTTGACTAATCCGAAGGGGATCACCATTTAGAAATCTAGGTACAAGCTCATCAACTTTTACTTGTAAATCTAATGATTTTTGACTAGCTTTTTCCTGGAACATATTAAAAATATTATCAACTACTTCATCAAGATTAAAATCAATATTATAGATATCAAGTTTTCCTGCTTCTATTTTTGAAAAGTCTAAAATATCATTTATAATATCCAATAAATTAGTTGAAGCGATATTAATCTTTTTAATATAATTTTCCTGTTTTTCGTTTAGATCAGTTTTAGTTAAAAGATGTAGTAGGCCTACAATTGCGTTCATGGGTGTTCTAATCTCATGGGACATATTTGCAATAAAGTCACTCTTAGCCCTTGTAGCTTCCTCAGCCTTATGTTGGGCTAAAACCCTATCATTTGCTTCGACAGTTAGGGAGATAAAGTTAGATAGAGACTTACCATAGGACTTCTCATCATTCTTCCACTCCTTAGTTGTACTGTTTTCATTGCATAAAACACCCCATATATCACCCCTAACCCATATAGGAATATCAAGTAATGATTTAACATCGTTATCAACTAAGTAGTTATTAATTAACTCAGTAGTTCTCTCATCACTAAAAGCATCGTATACAACCAGACTTTTACACTTTAAAATTGTTTCGAAGTATATAGGAAAATCAGTAACTTTTAACACTGAACCAACTAATGACTGGCCATTAGTTTCCCCATACTCGCTATAACAGGAGAGTTCAGTTTTATCACTGTTAAATAACCAAATACTGGATCTTGAAATATTTAAACCAAGAACTGCATATTGAGAAATTTTATCATATGTATTTTCTATGGATTGGTTAACAAGGTCATCATTCTGAGTAAGTTTTGATAGATATAGACTGTGTTGCTCATATCTAACAGATTTATCCTTTAACTCTTTTTCCCTTATTTTCCGTCTTGTTATATCATCTTTAATAGCAACAAAATTACTTATAACTCCTCTATCATCTAATATTGGAGTGATAGTTGTAGCCTCACAATATATAGATCCATCTTTCTTTTTATTATATATCTCACCCTTCCAAGTTTCACCGGATAAAATAGTATTCCATAACTCTCTATAAAACTGATCACCCATAATACCAGACTGTAGTATTGATGGTTTTTTCCCAATGACATCCTCCTGGCTGTAACCTGAGACTTTAGAGAATTCCTGATTTATATATATAATCTGAGCATCAGTATCTGCAATTATAATAGATACAGGGCTCTGTTCAACAGCTTCAGACAACCTTTTTAACTGTATATTTGTCCTATACTTCTCTGTTAAATCTATACCAAAACCAACAGTATATGTCTGATCATTAATATCTACCTTAGACCCTGTAAATAAAAATGGAATTAAAGTCCCATCCTTACTTCGTATATCAGCCTCAAGAGAGTTATTTCCAATTCCCTTTAACTTTTCAAAAATATCCATATCGGAAGAGTTATCCCTATCGATATGGTTAGTTAATAGGTCTACTTTTTTAATACTTCCTTCGTTTAAACCTAATAAATTCTGAAAAGATTTATTTGATCTTTGTATATCACCCTTATTGTCAAAGGTGTAAAATATTCCAGGAAGATTATTTATAATATGATCAATAAAAGACTTCTCCTCTTCTAACTCCCTTGTTCTAAGATAAACACTCTCTTCAAGTTTTTCATTTAGTTTAATAAGCTTATTTTGAGCACTCTTTTTCTCTGTTACATCGTTATTAAAACCTCTATACCCAATTATTGTCTCATCTTTATCATAAATAGGGGTTATAGAAGTTTGTAAACATATAAAGTTTCCATTTTTGTGTTTATGCCAATTTTCATAATCTTTAATCATGGATTGTAATGTATTAAGTTTACGTTTATATTCAGGAATTGAGGATTGTTCAAGGGTTTCATAGGGTGGTTTACCTAAAAGTTCATGGGGTTCATACCCTAATATATCAACAATATTTTCAGAGATATAGTTAAGGTTTCCATTTTTGTCAGTCTCCCAAATTAAGTCTGCAATATTTTCATTAATATCCTCATATCTTGCGCATTTTTTTTCCAATAATAGGTTGTAACTCTCTAATGACTTGTTTTTTTTAAGTTCATTTGTCGCTTTATTAACTCTAAATATAACCTCTGATTTAACTATTGGTTCAGATATATAATCTACCATACCTATCTTTAATATTTTATACATATTCTCATCGTTATGTTTGCCTACAAAAATAGAGGGTATAGATACCTGACAACTATTTTTAATATCCATAAAACTTTTTAGGCTATCATCCATTGTGTGATTGATAACAAAAATAAGTAGTTGAGGTGTATTATATTTAATACTTGATATCCCTTGTGCTGTATCTTTAACACTAAGTAGATAAAAATCTTCTGGTTCTAATATTTTTTTAAGAGCTTTAGATAATCTAGAGTTTTTATCAATTACAACTATTAAGTTATTAGAATGCATAGAATCTCCATATAATAATTTTAAATTGATACCAAAGTAAAATTCAAATATTTTATTTTTACATGCTCACTATTTTTTTTAACATCAATAATATATATTATTAGATATGAAACAATATTTAGATCTTTTAAAACATGTTATAGATAGTGGGACTCAAAAGGGAGATAGGACTGGAACAGGAACTATTAGTACCTTTGGATATCAAATGAGATTTAACTTAGAAGAGGGATTTCCCCTTGTAACTACAAAAAAAGTCCATGTTAAATCCATCATCCATGAACTTTTATGGTTTCTTAAAGGTGATACTAATATAAAATATCTTAAAGATAACGGTGTAAGAATTTGGAATGAGTGGGCTGATGATAATGGAGAGTTAGGTCCAGTTTATGGTTCCCAATGGAGAAGCTGGCCAACTGCTAATGGTAAGCATATTGATCAAATAACCCAGGTTATTAACTCTATAAAAACAAATCCGGACTCTAGACGACATATTGTAAGTGCTTGGAATGTAGGGGAGTTAGATAATATGGCTCTTCCTCCGTGTCATGCTTTTTTTCAATTCTATGTAAATGATGGGAAACTATCGTTACAACTATACCAAAGAAGTGCAGATATATTTTTAGGTGTACCCTTTAATATAGCATCCTATGGAATACTATTAGCTATGGTTGCCCAGGTAACAGGCCTAAAACCCTCCGAGTTTATTCATACAATAGGTGATGCCCATATATATAATAATCATATCCAACAGGTTAATTTACAGTTAAGTAGGGATCCAAAAACTCTACCAACACTAAAAATAAACCCAGAAGTTACAGACATTTTTGATTTTAAGTATGAAGATTTTACCTTTGAGAATTATACCTGTCATCCAGGTATAAAAGGAGAGATATCTGTATGATATCAATAATTGTTGCAATGGATAGAAATAATGGAATAGGTTGTAATGGAGAACTACTAACCTACCTTCCTGGAGATCTACCACGTTTTAAAGAGTTAACTATAAATAAAACCGTAATAATGGGTAGAAAAACATATGACTCTCTACCTAAGGGACCTCTTCCTAAAAGGGAAAACATAATAATATCTCGAAGTAAGGATCTTCACATAGATGGGGCAATAGTTGTTAACTCCTTAGAAGAAGCAGTTAAAATAAGTTCAAAGGATATATTTATAATCGGGGGCGGTGAAATATATAAACAAGCACTAAATATTGCTGATAAACTATATGTTACTCATATAGAAAAGTCCTTTACTGCGGATACATTCTTTCCACAAATAGGTAGAGAGTGGGAAATATATAGTGAAGAAGTAGTTAATAACAATCCAGAACTAATATTTAGATATACAAATTATAAAAGAGTAAAAAAATAGGCTGTTATATTAACAGCCTTATTTTAAAATAGATCCTTATATCTTCTTGGGTCATATAGATTAAACTCAATATCCCTAAAATATTCAACATTTCCACCCTCTCTTGTACTATCCACAAGAACTGATATTTGTGTTTGGGACTCAAATGCTAAAATTGCTTTTAGTTTATTTTCTAAAGCAGCATCATCACTTGTTATCTTTAAATTTGGATCCTTATCAAAATCACAGTAAACAGCCATTTCATAAACTGGAGGAATCCAACCTAAAGGTTCTCCTAAATTAGGCCAAATAGTTCCTGTTGCATGAAAAATAGACATTAACAACTCATCATATACAACCTTATGATCCATATTTAAGTCTGACCCAGCTGGTACAAAAACTCTAGTTGGTCTTATTTTTCGAAGATTGTATGTAAATGCGTTTTCTATACCTGTACAACCATCAATAACACAGGGATCTCCAGATATGGCTACTCTACGACCTATAAAGTTACTTGTATTACAGTCTGGGAAGTTCAGCCATTTAGCGTTATTAACACCTAGGATCTCAAGACCCTTAAGTGTCTCATTTCTTCTTATTTCTATAATATTGTCCCGATCCTCTTCACTACAGTAGCCCATAGAACCGTCAGTTGTAATTAAAACTGAGACCTTAACCCCATCCTCAATTGCTTTTTGAATAAGAAGAGCACCACCAATTATAACATCATCATCATGGGGTACTACAAAAAGAAGATGCTCCTGTGACTCCCCCTTCCAATTTGTAAATATATCCTTCCAGTTTTTTGAACTTAAACTCATATTATTATCTCTTTTAAAAAGTGTAAAATTACTCATATAACCTCCGCTTAGTTTGAATAGCCAAACTTATATGATGTTACACCTAAAAATCAATTCTGGCTAGTTATAATTTTTCCTACCACTTCTTTCTGAACCAGTAAAAAGAGATACAACAACAGCACCAATTAAAATTAGTGTTACAGAACCTACAGAGATAAAGGGTATCGATATAATAAATAAAAGGGGTAATAGTGGAATAAATATACAAGCTATTACAATCTTAATTATAAAACCTGCTCCTACCAATAAAACACCAAATACAAAAAAAAGAATTTTGAACAGTATAACAGCACCCAAAAAAATAAATAGACTAATTAAAAACAGACCAAACATTGTGTCCTCCTAAACTTATTAAAGCAATTATAATGCCAACTTAATATATAGCCAGTATGATCATTTAGACTGAAAATAGTGGTAAATAATACCATTACAGGTTAAATTAACCCTAAAGCCTCATCACAGGAGACAGACTCATCCCTATTACAAATTCTATAGGGGATTTCACCGGTATATAGTTCAGAAAAATCCCTCTCGACGGCTTCTATGCTGTTATTGTTTTTAGAAAGATGACATAGATAGACATAGGATATACAACAATTGTCATCACTAGTTAGATCATTAAGAAAATTTATTGCTGAAATATTTGATAAGTGTCCAACATTAGACTGAATTCTTCTTTTAAGAAAGTCAGGATAAGGTCCAGATTTTAACAGCTTATCACAGTAGTTTGCCTCTAAAAACAGTAGATGGGATCTTTTGGCTAAATTATACATCTGGGGTGTTATCATTCCAGTATCTGTAATAATTGTCACTCTTTTTTCTAAAATCTTAAAGTAGAAACTTATAGAGTCTTTAGCATCATGGGATAGATCAAAGGGCATAATGTTAAGTTCATTTATAACATAGTGTTTAAATGGTTCTATTGGTTTATGGATATAAAAATCACCCTTTATATTTTTATGAGCATAAACAGGAATTTCCAAATCCCTAGAGAGAGGCCCTACTCCCTTAGAGTGGTCTGAGTGGGTATGAGTAAGAAAAACTGCTCTTATATCCGTGTATTTAAAACCTAATTTATTAACCCTTAACTTAAACTCTTTTAAGGAAAAGCCATTATCTATAACAAAAAGGTCCTTCCCAACTTCAAAAATATAAGAGTTTGCAGACGAACCAGATCCAATTACAGCGTATCTCATCAACTATTCCTCAATTAAAGACTTTATAGCTTTTTGATCAAAACCAATAATAACCCTATTCCCACTTCTAATTATAGGGGTAACTAAAAGATCTGGATGCTCTAAAATTTCTTCAAGGGGATTATAATCCATATATATAAAATTTTTCTTTTTAAAAGTTACCGAGTTTTTATTTATCAGATCCTCAGGGTCTCTACCAGATGATATTTTATTTAACTCACCAACACTAATTCCACGCTCTTTAAGGTCTGCAAAGTGGTATTTAATAGACCGATCTTTAAAAAACCTTTCAACTTTTTGTGTATCTTTACACTTTTTTGTACCTATAATCTGAATATTCATGGAATTATACTATATGTTTCATCTTTAAGAGTAAATATATTCTTAAGGGCATCAGTTATATAAATCTCCTTATTTCTAGTAATAAAGACTCCTTCAAACTCTATAGACTCCCTAAGCTTCTTAACATCAGATATACTTCTTCCAAAAGTTATAGTAGACAGGGCATCTCCTTTTATTGCCGATGAATCTAATATAGATGAACTTATAATATCTCCATTTTTAGGGTAACCTGTAAAACTATCTAATATATGATGATATCGAATGCCATCCTCTATAAAAAACCGTTCATAATCACCACTAGAAACAAACGATGACTCCTCAACCCTCAATAAACCGATATAATTACCCCTAATTTTTCTAGGGTGCTGAATTCCAATACTCCACAAGCTATTACTATTTTTTAAACCTATTAGATCTATATTACCACCTAGATTTATAATGGCAGATTTAACACCTCTACTTACTAAAAAATCTTTTAACCTATTAGAAGCATAACCCTTGGCTATTCCTCCTAGATCAATGGACATATCTTTGTTCTGTAACATAACTTTTTTATCTTCAATAATAATATTGTTATAATTAACTAAGGGTAATAAATTCTCTATATCACGACTATTTGGAACAGTAGTTTTATTATTAATATCCCAAAGAGAGATAAGGGGTCCTATTGTTATATCAAATTCACCATTTGAAATAACCCCATACTTTATACCCTCTCTAATAACAGTAAGGGTAGATTCTGATGGTTTATAAAAAGTAATACCAGCCAATCTATTTATATTACTAACATCACTATCAAAAACATGGGAACTCATTAGATTTTCAATTTCCATAATCTGAGCCTTTACCTCTTCAATATCAATTGGAGAAGAGTTATAAATAGTTATGCTACATGTAGTATTTAGACCTAAAAAACTAAAATTTTGTCTCTCTTTAATATTACTGCAACTAAGTGAAATAATAATTAAATATATTATTGTAATCTTTCTTAACATAATAACCCCAGATAAGATATACTCCTATTATGATATTTAAACCCCTAGATGCTCTAGTAGTTATATGCACAATTGTAGTAATAACTATTTTTTTTATAAATACACTAAACAACAGTAATAGTAGCAGTTTTGTCAAGATTGAAGTAGTAGGTAGAGAGTATTTATAC
Above is a genomic segment from Thiospirochaeta perfilievii containing:
- a CDS encoding PAS domain S-box protein, which translates into the protein MHSNNLIVVIDKNSRLSKALKKILEPEDFYLLSVKDTAQGISSIKYNTPQLLIFVINHTMDDSLKSFMDIKNSCQVSIPSIFVGKHNDENMYKILKIGMVDYISEPIVKSEVIFRVNKATNELKKNKSLESYNLLLEKKCARYEDINENIADLIWETDKNGNLNYISENIVDILGYEPHELLGKPPYETLEQSSIPEYKRKLNTLQSMIKDYENWHKHKNGNFICLQTSITPIYDKDETIIGYRGFNNDVTEKKSAQNKLIKLNEKLEESVYLRTRELEEEKSFIDHIINNLPGIFYTFDNKGDIQRSNKSFQNLLGLNEGSIKKVDLLTNHIDRDNSSDMDIFEKLKGIGNNSLEADIRSKDGTLIPFLFTGSKVDINDQTYTVGFGIDLTEKYRTNIQLKRLSEAVEQSPVSIIIADTDAQIIYINQEFSKVSGYSQEDVIGKKPSILQSGIMGDQFYRELWNTILSGETWKGEIYNKKKDGSIYCEATTITPILDDRGVISNFVAIKDDITRRKIREKELKDKSVRYEQHSLYLSKLTQNDDLVNQSIENTYDKISQYAVLGLNISRSSIWLFNSDKTELSCYSEYGETNGQSLVGSVLKVTDFPIYFETILKCKSLVVYDAFSDERTTELINNYLVDNDVKSLLDIPIWVRGDIWGVLCNENSTTKEWKNDEKSYGKSLSNFISLTVEANDRVLAQHKAEEATRAKSDFIANMSHEIRTPMNAIVGLLHLLTKTDLNEKQENYIKKINIASTNLLDIINDILDFSKIEAGKLDIYNIDFNLDEVVDNIFNMFQEKASQKSLDLQVKVDELVPRFLNGDPLRISQILTNLVSNAIKFTEQGKIIIKCSLDNMLETDILLKFDIIDTGIGLTEEQSKKMFKSFSQADTSTTRKYGGTGLGLSISKKLSKLMDGDISVNSKPEEGSTFSFTCRCNIVGTQPFDLFDIPKEFKNTNILLASSDDELVTTLSYLLMEYDFKVNSVKSGYDAIEAYNSNKKEKSKRYSIIFVDLKLTELNGLDTIKKIKNLDDKHSSKTILICDFNRPDIINEYTRVGVDSILLKPITRSAVDDTLYTIMEINSPPNTESNSIESTKNRLEFDNRMDILLVEDNEINQQVIVEILNQDGVFIDVACNGLEAIKMAKEKRYNIILMDLQMPELDGISATKIIRELYSEVELPIIALTGNAVSSVEDEVLKCGMNDYITKPINFDNMFVKINKWVSNLQITPIDKSSLEIPNIKHLDCHEGIARINNDVKSYLSIISRFRENNAGIFNEINSFYSIGDYESCCEVIHKLKGIAGNISANEIYSICIKIENAYNNEDNNLCSNLISSLGEAINALFNSIDNFFEVNKEYKIKEKVGKTQIDAYNLKNELEVIKGYISSNNIQSVKLLEDLIIKVEDDSLEKKLKDVLKHIKNFDFEKSLEIIIEIEGE
- a CDS encoding thymidylate synthase produces the protein MKQYLDLLKHVIDSGTQKGDRTGTGTISTFGYQMRFNLEEGFPLVTTKKVHVKSIIHELLWFLKGDTNIKYLKDNGVRIWNEWADDNGELGPVYGSQWRSWPTANGKHIDQITQVINSIKTNPDSRRHIVSAWNVGELDNMALPPCHAFFQFYVNDGKLSLQLYQRSADIFLGVPFNIASYGILLAMVAQVTGLKPSEFIHTIGDAHIYNNHIQQVNLQLSRDPKTLPTLKINPEVTDIFDFKYEDFTFENYTCHPGIKGEISV
- a CDS encoding dihydrofolate reductase — its product is MISIIVAMDRNNGIGCNGELLTYLPGDLPRFKELTINKTVIMGRKTYDSLPKGPLPKRENIIISRSKDLHIDGAIVVNSLEEAVKISSKDIFIIGGGEIYKQALNIADKLYVTHIEKSFTADTFFPQIGREWEIYSEEVVNNNPELIFRYTNYKRVKK
- a CDS encoding PIG-L deacetylase family protein, producing the protein MSNFTLFKRDNNMSLSSKNWKDIFTNWKGESQEHLLFVVPHDDDVIIGGALLIQKAIEDGVKVSVLITTDGSMGYCSEEDRDNIIEIRRNETLKGLEILGVNNAKWLNFPDCNTSNFIGRRVAISGDPCVIDGCTGIENAFTYNLRKIRPTRVFVPAGSDLNMDHKVVYDELLMSIFHATGTIWPNLGEPLGWIPPVYEMAVYCDFDKDPNLKITSDDAALENKLKAILAFESQTQISVLVDSTREGGNVEYFRDIEFNLYDPRRYKDLF